Proteins co-encoded in one Salvia splendens isolate huo1 chromosome 4, SspV2, whole genome shotgun sequence genomic window:
- the LOC121798636 gene encoding casein kinase 1-like protein 10 isoform X2 produces MDHVVGGRFKLGRKIGCGSFGELYLGVNIQTGEELAVKLESVRTKHPQLHYESKIYMILQGGTGVPNLKWFGVENEYNIMVIDLLGPSLEDLFNYCNRKFSLKTCLMLADQLINRVEYTHSRGFLHRDLKPDNYLMGLGRKANQVYIIDFGLAKKYRDLQTHRHIPYRENKNLIGTARYASVNTHLGVEQSRRDDLESIGYILMYFLRGSLPWQGLKACTKKQKYDRISEKKMLTPIEGLCKSYPSEFVSYFHYCRALRFEDKPDYSYLKKLFQDLFIREGYQFDYVFDWTILKYPQIGSSSKARNPSANAIAGTSGEKPRRTSVGQDMKDRFSGAIEAFARRNTSAGRLGEPSRHRTLEDVHLSRDVQLDIERGRAARNVSSTRRAAVISSSRHESSSLEATDGRSSRLVSSNGRLSSTTTHKFLPSIEPKPSAFSRGAAAGTGSRDDLRSFEFLSSRK; encoded by the exons ATGGATCATGTTGTGGGTGGAAGGTTTAAGCTTGGGAGGAAAATTGGATGTGGTTCATTTGGTGAACTCTATTTAG GTGTGAACATACAGACTGGGGAAGAACTAGCTGTCAAGCTG GAATCTGTTAGGACCAAACACCCTCAACTTCACTACGAGTCAAAAATTTATATGATTCTACAGGGAGGAA CTGGCGTACCCAACTTGAAATGGTTTGGAGTTGAGAATGAGTATAATATCATGGTCATAGACCTTCTGGGACCGAGTTTGGAGGATCTCTTCAACTATTGTAACCGGAAATTCTCCTTAAAAACATGTTTAATGCTTGCTGATCAATTA ATTAATAGAGTGGAGTACACACACTCAAGGGGATTTCTTCACCGTGATCTTAAGCCTGATAATTATTTAATGGGCTTGGGGCGCAAAGCAAACCAG GTTTACATAATAGACTTTGGTCTTGCTAAGAAATATAGGGATCTCCAAACTCATAGGCACATACCCTATAG GGAAAACAAGAATCTCATCGGAACTGCTCGCTATGCCAGTGTTAATACACACCTAGGGGTTG AGCAAAGCAGAAGAGATGATTTAGAGTCTATTGGTTATATCCTGATGTACTTTCTGAGAGGAAG CCTTCCCTGGCAAGGACTTAAAGCTTGTACCAAAAAGCAAAAATATGACAGAATCAGTGAGAAGAAAATGTTGACTCCCATAGAG GGACTATGCAAGTCATATCCATCAGAGTTCGTTTCATATTTTCACTATTGCCGCGCGTTAAGATTTGAGGACAAACCAGATTATTCTTACTTGAAGAAGCTCTTTCAAGATTTATTTATTCGTGAAG GATACCAGTTTGACTATGTGTTCGATTGGACCATATTGAAGTATCCTCAGATTGGTTCTAGTTCCAAAGCAAGG AATCCGTCTGCCAATGCCATTGCTGGAACCTCTGGTGAAAAGCCAAGAAGAACATCAG TTGGGCAAGATATGAAAGACAGATTCTCTGGTGCAATTGAAGCTTTTGCTAGGAGAAATACTTCAGCTGGTCGTCTTGGTGAACCTTCAAGACACAGAACACTAGAAGATGTTCATTTATCCAGGGATGTG CAACTTGATATAGAAAGAGGGCGTGCTGCACGAAACGTGAGCTCTACAAGGAGAGCAGCGGTCATTTCAAGCAGCAGACATGAGAGCTCATCGCTTGAGGCTACTGATGGGCGGTCTAGCAGATTGGTATCAAGCAATGGTCGTCTATCCAGTACAACGACACACAAATTTCTGCCCAGCATTGAGCCGAAGCCATCAGCTTTTTCACGTGGTGCAGCGGCAGGCACTGGCTCTCGTGATGACCTACGAAGCTTTGAGTTCCTCTCATCAAGGAAATAG
- the LOC121798636 gene encoding casein kinase 1-like protein 10 isoform X1: MDHVVGGRFKLGRKIGCGSFGELYLGVNIQTGEELAVKLESVRTKHPQLHYESKIYMILQGGTGVPNLKWFGVENEYNIMVIDLLGPSLEDLFNYCNRKFSLKTCLMLADQLINRVEYTHSRGFLHRDLKPDNYLMGLGRKANQVYIIDFGLAKKYRDLQTHRHIPYRENKNLIGTARYASVNTHLGVEQSRRDDLESIGYILMYFLRGSLPWQGLKACTKKQKYDRISEKKMLTPIEGLCKSYPSEFVSYFHYCRALRFEDKPDYSYLKKLFQDLFIREGYQFDYVFDWTILKYPQIGSSSKNPSANAIAGTSGEKPRRTSVGQDMKDRFSGAIEAFARRNTSAGRLGEPSRHRTLEDVHLSRDVQLDIERGRAARNVSSTRRAAVISSSRHESSSLEATDGRSSRLVSSNGRLSSTTTHKFLPSIEPKPSAFSRGAAAGTGSRDDLRSFEFLSSRK; encoded by the exons ATGGATCATGTTGTGGGTGGAAGGTTTAAGCTTGGGAGGAAAATTGGATGTGGTTCATTTGGTGAACTCTATTTAG GTGTGAACATACAGACTGGGGAAGAACTAGCTGTCAAGCTG GAATCTGTTAGGACCAAACACCCTCAACTTCACTACGAGTCAAAAATTTATATGATTCTACAGGGAGGAA CTGGCGTACCCAACTTGAAATGGTTTGGAGTTGAGAATGAGTATAATATCATGGTCATAGACCTTCTGGGACCGAGTTTGGAGGATCTCTTCAACTATTGTAACCGGAAATTCTCCTTAAAAACATGTTTAATGCTTGCTGATCAATTA ATTAATAGAGTGGAGTACACACACTCAAGGGGATTTCTTCACCGTGATCTTAAGCCTGATAATTATTTAATGGGCTTGGGGCGCAAAGCAAACCAG GTTTACATAATAGACTTTGGTCTTGCTAAGAAATATAGGGATCTCCAAACTCATAGGCACATACCCTATAG GGAAAACAAGAATCTCATCGGAACTGCTCGCTATGCCAGTGTTAATACACACCTAGGGGTTG AGCAAAGCAGAAGAGATGATTTAGAGTCTATTGGTTATATCCTGATGTACTTTCTGAGAGGAAG CCTTCCCTGGCAAGGACTTAAAGCTTGTACCAAAAAGCAAAAATATGACAGAATCAGTGAGAAGAAAATGTTGACTCCCATAGAG GGACTATGCAAGTCATATCCATCAGAGTTCGTTTCATATTTTCACTATTGCCGCGCGTTAAGATTTGAGGACAAACCAGATTATTCTTACTTGAAGAAGCTCTTTCAAGATTTATTTATTCGTGAAG GATACCAGTTTGACTATGTGTTCGATTGGACCATATTGAAGTATCCTCAGATTGGTTCTAGTTCCAAA AATCCGTCTGCCAATGCCATTGCTGGAACCTCTGGTGAAAAGCCAAGAAGAACATCAG TTGGGCAAGATATGAAAGACAGATTCTCTGGTGCAATTGAAGCTTTTGCTAGGAGAAATACTTCAGCTGGTCGTCTTGGTGAACCTTCAAGACACAGAACACTAGAAGATGTTCATTTATCCAGGGATGTG CAACTTGATATAGAAAGAGGGCGTGCTGCACGAAACGTGAGCTCTACAAGGAGAGCAGCGGTCATTTCAAGCAGCAGACATGAGAGCTCATCGCTTGAGGCTACTGATGGGCGGTCTAGCAGATTGGTATCAAGCAATGGTCGTCTATCCAGTACAACGACACACAAATTTCTGCCCAGCATTGAGCCGAAGCCATCAGCTTTTTCACGTGGTGCAGCGGCAGGCACTGGCTCTCGTGATGACCTACGAAGCTTTGAGTTCCTCTCATCAAGGAAATAG
- the LOC121798637 gene encoding vacuolar protein sorting-associated protein 2 homolog 3-like isoform X3 — MQEKKLVAEIKRTAKTGNEAATKILARQLIRLRQQITKLQGSRAHMRGISTHTQAMSAQTSVAVGMKGASKAMAAMNKQMDPAKQMKVMQEFQKQSAQMDMTTEMMSDAIDDVLDDDEAEDDTEDLTNQVLDEIGVDVASQLSAAPKGKVAGRNTEEADSSRMDELEKRLAALWN, encoded by the exons ATGCAGGAAAAGAAGCTTGTGGCTGAGATAAAGAGAACTGCTAAAACAGGGAATGAG GCTGCTACCAAAATTCTTGCACGTCAATTGATCAGGCTTCGGCAACAGATAACCAAATTACAAGGTAGTCGAGCTCATATGAGAGGTATATCAACACATACACAG GCAATGTCTGCTCAAACATCTGTTGCTGTTGGTATGAAAGGTGCAAGTAAAGCTATGGCTGCAATGAATAAG CAAATGGACCCCGCAAAGCAGATGAAGGTCATGCAGGAATTCCAGAAGCAATCAGCACAAATGGATATGACT ACTGAAATGATGTCAGATGCCATAGATGATGTTCTTGATGATGATGAGGCTGAAGATGACACTGAGGACTTGACAAATCAA gTGCTAGACGAAATTGGTGTCGATGTTGCCTCACAG TTATCAGCTGCTCCAAAAGGAAAAGTTGCTGGAAGGAACACAGAGGAGGCTGACAG TTCGCGCATGGATGAACTAGAGAAGAGGTTAGCAGCACTTTGGAATTAA
- the LOC121798637 gene encoding vacuolar protein sorting-associated protein 2 homolog 3-like isoform X1 produces MNIFSKKPTAKEALRESKREMAHATRGVEREIQTLQSEEKKLVAEIKRTAKTGNEAATKILARQLIRLRQQITKLQGSRAHMRGISTHTQAMSAQTSVAVGMKGASKAMAAMNKQMDPAKQMKVMQEFQKQSAQMDMTTEMMSDAIDDVLDDDEAEDDTEDLTNQVLDEIGVDVASQLSAAPKGKVAGRNTEEADSSRMDELEKRLAALWN; encoded by the exons ATGAACATCTTCTCCAAGAAACCTACAGCTAAAG AGGCTCTTAGGGAGAGCAAGCGGGAGATGGCCCATGCAACCAGAG GTGTAGAGAGGGAAATTCAGACACTGCAATCAGAG GAAAAGAAGCTTGTGGCTGAGATAAAGAGAACTGCTAAAACAGGGAATGAG GCTGCTACCAAAATTCTTGCACGTCAATTGATCAGGCTTCGGCAACAGATAACCAAATTACAAGGTAGTCGAGCTCATATGAGAGGTATATCAACACATACACAG GCAATGTCTGCTCAAACATCTGTTGCTGTTGGTATGAAAGGTGCAAGTAAAGCTATGGCTGCAATGAATAAG CAAATGGACCCCGCAAAGCAGATGAAGGTCATGCAGGAATTCCAGAAGCAATCAGCACAAATGGATATGACT ACTGAAATGATGTCAGATGCCATAGATGATGTTCTTGATGATGATGAGGCTGAAGATGACACTGAGGACTTGACAAATCAA gTGCTAGACGAAATTGGTGTCGATGTTGCCTCACAG TTATCAGCTGCTCCAAAAGGAAAAGTTGCTGGAAGGAACACAGAGGAGGCTGACAG TTCGCGCATGGATGAACTAGAGAAGAGGTTAGCAGCACTTTGGAATTAA
- the LOC121798637 gene encoding vacuolar protein sorting-associated protein 2 homolog 3-like isoform X2, protein MQPEEKKLVAEIKRTAKTGNEAATKILARQLIRLRQQITKLQGSRAHMRGISTHTQAMSAQTSVAVGMKGASKAMAAMNKQMDPAKQMKVMQEFQKQSAQMDMTTEMMSDAIDDVLDDDEAEDDTEDLTNQVLDEIGVDVASQLSAAPKGKVAGRNTEEADSSRMDELEKRLAALWN, encoded by the exons ATGCAACCAGAG GAAAAGAAGCTTGTGGCTGAGATAAAGAGAACTGCTAAAACAGGGAATGAG GCTGCTACCAAAATTCTTGCACGTCAATTGATCAGGCTTCGGCAACAGATAACCAAATTACAAGGTAGTCGAGCTCATATGAGAGGTATATCAACACATACACAG GCAATGTCTGCTCAAACATCTGTTGCTGTTGGTATGAAAGGTGCAAGTAAAGCTATGGCTGCAATGAATAAG CAAATGGACCCCGCAAAGCAGATGAAGGTCATGCAGGAATTCCAGAAGCAATCAGCACAAATGGATATGACT ACTGAAATGATGTCAGATGCCATAGATGATGTTCTTGATGATGATGAGGCTGAAGATGACACTGAGGACTTGACAAATCAA gTGCTAGACGAAATTGGTGTCGATGTTGCCTCACAG TTATCAGCTGCTCCAAAAGGAAAAGTTGCTGGAAGGAACACAGAGGAGGCTGACAG TTCGCGCATGGATGAACTAGAGAAGAGGTTAGCAGCACTTTGGAATTAA
- the LOC121800440 gene encoding 60S ribosomal protein L14-2-like, which translates to MTFKRYVEIGRVGLINYGKDYGKLVVIVDVIDQNRALVDSPDMVRSQINFKRLSLTDIKIDIKRVPKKKVLVAAMEAADVKGKWESSSWGRKLIVQKKRASLNDFDRFKLMLAKIKKAGVVRQELAKLKKEIPA; encoded by the exons ATG ACGTTCAAGAGGTACGTCGAGATCGGGAGGGTGGGCCTCATCAACTACGGAAAGGACTATGGCAAGCTCGTCGTCATCGTTGACGTCATCGACCAGAACAGG GCTCTGGTTGACTCCCCTGACATGGTAAGAAGCCAGATTAACTTCAAGAGGCTTTCTCTTACAGACATTAAGATTGACATCAAGAGGGTGCCAAAGAAGAAGGTTCTTGTTGCAGCTATGGAGGCTGCTG ATGTTAAGGGTAAATGGGAAAGCAGCTCCTGGGGAAGAAAGTTGATTGTTCAGAAGAAGAGGGCTTCCCTCAATGATTTTGACCGGTTTAAGCTTATGTTGGCCAAGATCAAG AAAGCTGGTGTTGTTCGACAAGAGCTTGCCAAGCTTAAGAAGGAGATTCCTGCTTGA